A stretch of the Clostridium botulinum genome encodes the following:
- a CDS encoding TRAP transporter small permease has translation MKSIRKVIDKFIEWICIFFIGTMTILVTWQVITRYFFKKPSAISEQLSKYMFVWLVLLASAYVFGKREHMAIVFLKEKFSGIQRCIIEVICEIVIFIFAGSILFYGGFKNTLLTLTQRDSALPITIGCIYIMIPICGFIIMFYSICNICDVIKTFSKCDKKSINKKNNFGG, from the coding sequence ATGAAATCTATAAGAAAAGTTATTGATAAGTTTATAGAATGGATATGTATATTTTTTATAGGTACTATGACAATTCTTGTAACATGGCAAGTAATTACTAGATACTTTTTTAAAAAGCCTAGTGCAATTTCAGAACAATTATCAAAATATATGTTTGTTTGGCTTGTATTATTAGCATCAGCTTATGTATTTGGAAAAAGAGAACACATGGCTATTGTGTTTTTAAAAGAAAAATTTTCAGGCATTCAAAGATGTATTATTGAGGTAATATGTGAAATTGTTATTTTTATTTTTGCAGGTTCAATTCTTTTTTATGGAGGATTTAAAAATACATTACTTACATTAACACAAAGGGATTCTGCACTACCAATAACCATAGGATGTATATATATAATGATTCCCATATGTGGATTTATAATTATGTTTTATAGTATATGTAATATTTGCGATGTAATAAAAACGTTTTCCAAGTGCGATAAAAAAAGTATTAACAAGAAAAATAATTTTGGGGGATGA
- a CDS encoding TRAP transporter large permease, which yields MELATQSGMIMLIFVPIFLIIGIPISIGIGMSSTFAMMAIMPFKSGLMTAAQRVFTGINSFSLLAIPFFLLAGIIMNNGGIARRLVNCAKVISGRLPGSLAQSNVVANMLFGAISGSGVAAAAAVGGTMAPLEKKEGYNKAYSAAVNIASAPTGMLIPPSNTLIIYSTVAGGVSIAALFMAGYIPGIIWGIGIMIVAGIMAKKLGYKGEERPTFKQGLKVFIDAIPSLTLIIIVIGGILFGVFTATEGSAISVVYSLMLSFIYKTIKIKDLPKIFLETAQMTAIVIFMIGVSAVMSWVMAFTRVPTLIANNLLGLTSNKIIILLIMNIVLLIIGTFMDPTPAVLIFTPIFLPIVSKFGMNPVHFGIMIVFNLCIGTITPPVGPILFTGCKVANLRIEDVVKQLIPYFLVAMLILILVTYIPLFSMMLPKLLNLL from the coding sequence ATGGAGTTAGCTACACAATCAGGAATGATAATGTTAATTTTTGTACCCATATTTTTAATAATAGGTATACCAATAAGTATTGGTATAGGAATGTCATCTACATTTGCAATGATGGCTATAATGCCTTTTAAAAGTGGACTTATGACAGCAGCCCAAAGAGTTTTTACTGGGATAAATTCATTTTCGTTACTTGCAATACCATTTTTTTTACTGGCAGGTATAATAATGAACAATGGAGGTATAGCAAGAAGATTAGTCAATTGTGCTAAAGTAATAAGTGGACGGTTACCAGGATCATTAGCGCAATCAAATGTTGTAGCAAATATGTTATTTGGAGCTATAAGCGGTTCAGGAGTAGCGGCAGCTGCGGCAGTTGGTGGAACAATGGCACCACTTGAGAAAAAAGAAGGATATAATAAAGCATATAGTGCAGCGGTAAATATTGCTTCTGCACCAACAGGAATGTTAATTCCGCCGAGTAATACTTTAATTATATATTCAACAGTAGCAGGAGGGGTATCAATAGCGGCATTATTTATGGCGGGGTATATACCAGGCATAATTTGGGGAATTGGAATAATGATTGTTGCAGGTATTATGGCGAAAAAGTTAGGATATAAGGGAGAAGAGAGACCTACATTTAAACAGGGATTAAAAGTATTTATTGATGCCATTCCAAGTTTAACACTTATAATTATAGTCATTGGAGGAATATTATTTGGAGTATTTACAGCTACAGAAGGATCAGCAATATCTGTTGTATATTCTCTCATGTTATCTTTTATATATAAAACGATAAAAATTAAAGATCTTCCTAAAATATTTTTAGAAACGGCCCAAATGACAGCAATTGTTATATTTATGATAGGAGTATCTGCGGTTATGTCTTGGGTAATGGCATTTACACGAGTACCAACACTTATTGCTAATAATCTGCTTGGCTTAACGAGTAATAAAATAATTATACTTTTAATAATGAATATTGTTCTTTTAATAATAGGAACTTTTATGGATCCAACACCTGCAGTATTAATTTTCACACCCATTTTTCTGCCTATAGTTAGTAAATTTGGAATGAATCCAGTACACTTTGGTATAATGATAGTATTTAATCTTTGCATAGGAACAATTACTCCACCAGTAGGACCTATACTGTTTACCGGATGTAAAGTTGCAAATCTAAGAATCGAAGATGTTGTAAAACAATTAATACCATATTTTTTAGTAGCTATGCTAATATTAATACTTGTAACATATATACCTTTATTTTCTATGATGTTACCTAAATTACTTAACTTATTATAA
- a CDS encoding glycoside hydrolase family 88 protein: MKKVEKIMDPNKYLSQKLLTKQEVEVAIQKCIKAIENNMKKFDDGDKFPDSSSRRYKYPIIDNSEWTTGFWTGMLWLAYEYTHDNKFRELAEKNVDSFKKRLDEDYALGHHDLGFLYNLSCISAYKLTGNKVARQTAINAADYLIGRFQEKGGFIQAWGPLGARENYRLIVDCLLNIPLLYWATKETGDEKYYNLAFRHYKTSCDSVIRDDGSCFHTFFFDPETGEKVRGAKRQGYSDDSAWARGQAWGIYGLALTYRATKDTDAVNVYKSLANFYLNRLPEDYVCYWDLIFSDKNKKPKDAPETQPRDSSSAAIAICGLNEMQKYIPETDEDKEVYKYAMHSILRSLIENYTPKENNESESLILHGTYALHENRGVDEGTIWGDYYYLEALMRFYKDWELYC; the protein is encoded by the coding sequence ATGAAAAAAGTAGAAAAAATTATGGATCCTAATAAGTATTTAAGTCAAAAGTTATTAACAAAACAAGAAGTAGAAGTAGCAATACAAAAGTGCATAAAAGCAATAGAAAATAATATGAAAAAATTTGATGATGGTGATAAATTTCCTGACTCATCTAGTAGGAGATATAAGTATCCTATAATAGATAATTCTGAATGGACAACAGGATTTTGGACTGGAATGTTATGGCTTGCCTATGAATATACACATGATAACAAATTCAGAGAACTTGCAGAAAAAAATGTTGATTCATTCAAAAAGAGATTAGATGAAGATTATGCTCTTGGACATCATGATTTAGGATTTTTATATAATCTTTCTTGTATAAGTGCATATAAACTCACAGGAAACAAAGTTGCAAGACAAACAGCAATAAATGCTGCAGATTATTTAATTGGAAGATTTCAAGAAAAAGGTGGATTTATTCAAGCATGGGGTCCATTAGGTGCTAGAGAAAATTATAGATTAATAGTAGATTGCTTACTTAATATACCTCTACTTTATTGGGCTACTAAAGAAACTGGAGATGAAAAATATTATAATCTTGCATTTAGACATTATAAAACTTCTTGTGATTCAGTAATAAGAGATGATGGATCTTGTTTTCATACATTCTTCTTTGATCCAGAAACAGGAGAAAAGGTAAGAGGGGCAAAGAGACAGGGATATAGTGATGATTCCGCTTGGGCAAGAGGACAAGCATGGGGAATATATGGTTTAGCATTAACATATAGAGCCACAAAAGATACAGATGCTGTAAACGTTTATAAATCTCTTGCTAATTTCTATTTAAACAGATTACCAGAAGATTATGTTTGCTATTGGGACTTAATATTTAGTGATAAAAATAAAAAACCTAAAGATGCACCAGAAACACAACCAAGAGATTCATCATCAGCTGCTATTGCAATTTGTGGATTAAATGAAATGCAAAAATATATACCAGAAACTGATGAAGACAAGGAAGTATATAAGTATGCTATGCATTCAATATTACGTTCTTTAATAGAAAATTATACACCAAAAGAAAACAATGAATCAGAATCACTTATATTACATGGAACATATGCTTTACATGAAAATAGAGGTGTAGATGAAGGAACTATATGGGGTGACTATTATTACCTAGAAGCATTAATGAGATTTTATAAAGATTGGGAATTATATTGCTAG
- a CDS encoding PTS mannose/fructose/sorbose/N-acetylgalactosamine transporter subunit IIC: MTISLGQALLIGIWAGFCLAGQMWGIYTNRSLVLALGVGIILGDIPTALAMGAVGEIAFLGFGVSIAGTAPPNQIGPGIIGTLMAITLKGSGMTPESALALSFPFAVAVQFLVTLSYTLPSPVSSIATKLVQKEKFFQFKLVSHITIYLLFIVGFAVGFSSSISMHTVQQLVNAIPAPLIKGLTVAGSMLPAAGFAIILNILSKGQVKYLPFVFLGYVCISYLKLPVMGVTFVAIVFALYDYFSREMKKNSSENAKKEVTQ; encoded by the coding sequence ATGACAATAAGTTTAGGTCAGGCTCTTTTAATAGGAATATGGGCAGGTTTTTGTCTTGCTGGCCAAATGTGGGGAATATATACAAATCGTTCTCTTGTACTTGCATTAGGAGTAGGGATTATTTTAGGAGATATACCTACAGCTCTTGCTATGGGTGCAGTAGGAGAAATTGCATTTTTAGGATTTGGGGTTAGTATAGCCGGAACAGCGCCTCCAAATCAAATAGGTCCAGGAATTATAGGTACTTTAATGGCTATTACATTAAAAGGTTCAGGAATGACCCCAGAATCGGCGTTAGCATTATCGTTTCCTTTTGCAGTAGCTGTACAATTTTTAGTTACATTATCATATACATTACCATCTCCTGTAAGTTCAATTGCTACTAAATTAGTTCAAAAAGAAAAATTTTTTCAATTTAAACTTGTTTCACATATAACTATATACTTGTTATTTATAGTAGGGTTTGCAGTAGGATTTTCTTCATCAATAAGTATGCACACAGTACAACAACTTGTTAATGCAATACCAGCTCCACTTATAAAAGGATTAACAGTGGCTGGAAGTATGTTGCCAGCAGCAGGATTTGCAATAATATTAAATATTTTAAGTAAAGGACAAGTTAAGTATTTACCATTTGTTTTCTTAGGATATGTATGTATTTCATATTTAAAGCTTCCAGTTATGGGTGTAACTTTTGTAGCTATAGTATTTGCTCTATATGATTATTTTAGTAGAGAAATGAAAAAGAACAGTAGCGAAAATGCAAAAAAGGAGGTAACACAATAA
- the argS gene encoding arginine--tRNA ligase, with the protein MDYKKIIAERIKENVELDLNKIEGLIEIPPKSDMGDYAFPCFQLAKTFRKAPNMIAEELSSKINNEGFEKVVALGPYLNFFMDKGSFVADTLNKVLEEGERYGSSEEGKGKNVTIDYSSPNIAKPFHVGHLFSTAIGNSLYRMLNFEGYNSIGINHLGDWGTQFGKLISAYKRWVDEDALEKDPIKELLRIYVKFHDEAEKDPSLEDEGRMYFKKLEDGEKEEVELWERFKNLSLKEFKKVYELLGVKFDSYAGESFYNDKMDSVIKEIDEKGILVESNGAKVVMMDDENMPPCIIVKGDGATIYATRDLAAAFYRKKNYDFHKSIYVVGSDQSLHFKQVFNTIEKMGYDWANDCKHVAFGLVRFADKKLSTRKGQVIFLEDLLNESVSKTLEVINEKNPELKNKEEVAKKVGIGAVIFTYLKNKREKDIVFNWNEMLNFEGETGPYVQYTYARGKSILRRAGEVQGEVNFEALNSQEEFNLVKVLGNLKEEVLGAIDKLEPSILTRYIIDVAKSFNKFYNAHNIMATEDIAVKNARLKLVEATCQVIKNGLDLLGIEVVEEM; encoded by the coding sequence ATGGATTATAAAAAAATTATAGCTGAAAGAATTAAAGAAAATGTAGAATTAGATTTAAATAAAATAGAAGGTCTTATAGAAATACCTCCAAAGTCAGATATGGGAGATTATGCATTCCCTTGTTTTCAATTAGCTAAAACTTTTAGAAAAGCTCCTAATATGATAGCCGAAGAATTAAGTTCAAAAATAAATAATGAAGGTTTTGAAAAAGTTGTAGCTTTAGGACCATACCTAAACTTTTTTATGGATAAAGGATCTTTTGTAGCAGATACTTTAAATAAAGTGTTAGAAGAAGGAGAAAGATATGGTTCTTCAGAAGAAGGAAAAGGTAAAAATGTTACTATAGATTATTCATCACCTAACATAGCTAAACCTTTCCACGTTGGACACTTATTTAGTACAGCTATAGGAAATTCTTTATATAGAATGTTAAATTTTGAAGGATATAATTCTATAGGAATAAATCACTTAGGAGATTGGGGAACACAATTTGGTAAACTTATTTCTGCATATAAAAGATGGGTTGACGAAGATGCATTAGAAAAAGACCCAATAAAAGAATTACTAAGAATTTATGTTAAATTTCATGATGAAGCAGAAAAAGATCCATCACTTGAAGATGAAGGAAGAATGTACTTCAAAAAACTTGAAGATGGTGAAAAAGAAGAAGTTGAACTGTGGGAAAGATTTAAAAACTTAAGTTTAAAAGAATTTAAAAAGGTATATGAACTTTTAGGAGTTAAATTTGATTCATATGCTGGAGAAAGTTTCTATAATGATAAGATGGATTCTGTAATAAAAGAAATAGATGAAAAAGGAATACTTGTTGAAAGTAATGGAGCTAAAGTTGTAATGATGGATGATGAAAATATGCCTCCATGTATAATTGTTAAGGGTGATGGAGCTACAATATATGCAACTCGTGACCTTGCGGCAGCTTTCTATAGAAAGAAAAATTATGATTTTCATAAGAGCATATATGTAGTTGGTTCAGACCAATCACTACACTTTAAACAAGTATTTAATACAATAGAAAAAATGGGATATGATTGGGCTAATGATTGCAAACACGTAGCATTTGGACTTGTTAGATTTGCAGATAAAAAGCTTTCAACAAGAAAAGGTCAAGTTATATTCTTAGAAGATTTATTAAATGAATCAGTATCAAAAACATTAGAAGTTATTAATGAAAAAAATCCAGAACTTAAAAATAAAGAAGAAGTAGCTAAAAAAGTAGGTATAGGAGCTGTTATATTTACTTATTTAAAGAATAAAAGAGAAAAAGATATAGTGTTTAACTGGAATGAAATGTTAAACTTTGAAGGAGAAACAGGACCATATGTTCAATATACTTATGCAAGAGGAAAGAGTATATTAAGACGTGCTGGAGAAGTTCAAGGAGAAGTTAATTTTGAAGCATTAAATTCACAAGAAGAATTTAATCTTGTTAAAGTTTTAGGAAATTTAAAAGAAGAAGTTTTAGGTGCTATAGATAAATTAGAACCATCAATTCTTACAAGATATATAATTGATGTTGCTAAATCTTTCAATAAATTCTATAATGCTCATAATATTATGGCTACAGAAGACATAGCTGTTAAAAATGCTAGATTAAAACTTGTAGAAGCTACATGTCAAGTAATTAAAAATGGACTTGACTTACTTGGAATAGAAGTAGTAGAAGAAATGTAG
- a CDS encoding preprotein translocase subunit YajC, with the protein MEKIIIGVFAVTIILYYIYTIIVIPKIRSNKIAEQQSKMQEFQNKLKIKDSVLTMSGIYGTIVSINKNIVSLSIAPETIVRVNKAAIVAITEDIH; encoded by the coding sequence ATGGAGAAAATAATAATAGGAGTTTTTGCAGTAACTATTATACTGTATTATATTTATACTATTATAGTTATACCCAAAATTAGAAGTAATAAAATAGCTGAACAACAAAGTAAAATGCAGGAGTTTCAGAATAAGCTAAAAATAAAGGATAGTGTACTTACTATGTCGGGAATATATGGAACAATAGTTAGTATAAATAAAAATATAGTATCATTAAGTATAGCACCTGAAACTATAGTGAGAGTCAATAAAGCAGCTATAGTTGCTATAACTGAAGATATTCATTAA
- a CDS encoding PTS system mannose/fructose/sorbose family transporter subunit IID: MKDRKPVLKWRDYLKISLRSYFLQDSFNYGTYLGEGYSYVIFPALQKIYADDKEMLKKSTIENMEFFNSNLQMLPFLTSLHLAMLDAGETPENARSVKMALMGPISGVASSTFQFGLAPLFSSIGAGLAQQGLIIGPILFFLAINACILFTKIFVGYSGYKIGTSVIESLKEKMDSISHLAYIVGITVVSGLAVSFTKVNLGIKYVSQMPNGKENVVSLQSILDKISPRMLPALLTILMFVLHRKYKWSVYKMLALIFVVGILGSMAGVFV, encoded by the coding sequence ATGAAAGATAGAAAACCAGTATTAAAATGGAGAGACTATTTAAAAATATCTTTACGTTCATATTTTTTACAAGATTCATTTAATTATGGCACTTATTTAGGAGAAGGATATTCATATGTTATTTTTCCAGCATTACAGAAGATATATGCTGATGACAAAGAAATGCTTAAAAAATCAACTATAGAAAATATGGAGTTTTTTAATAGTAATCTTCAAATGTTACCTTTTTTAACTAGTTTACATTTAGCTATGTTAGATGCTGGAGAAACTCCTGAAAATGCTCGTTCAGTAAAAATGGCATTGATGGGACCGATATCAGGTGTAGCAAGTTCTACATTCCAATTTGGACTTGCACCATTATTTTCAAGCATAGGTGCTGGACTTGCACAACAAGGATTAATTATAGGACCAATATTATTCTTTTTAGCTATAAATGCATGTATACTTTTTACAAAAATCTTTGTTGGATATTCAGGATATAAAATAGGAACAAGTGTTATAGAAAGTTTAAAAGAGAAGATGGATTCAATTTCACATCTTGCATATATTGTAGGTATTACTGTTGTATCTGGTCTTGCGGTATCATTTACTAAAGTAAATTTAGGTATTAAGTATGTATCACAAATGCCTAATGGAAAAGAAAATGTTGTATCATTGCAATCAATATTAGATAAGATATCTCCTAGAATGTTACCAGCATTATTAACAATTTTAATGTTTGTTTTACATCGTAAATATAAATGGTCAGTTTATAAGATGCTAGCATTAATATTTGTTGTTGGTATATTAGGTTCAATGGCAGGGGTATTTGTATAA
- a CDS encoding LacI family DNA-binding transcriptional regulator yields MVDKKRKSKVTISEVAEKADVSKTTISFYLNGRYEKMSAETQSRIKKVIEEIGYSPSTVARSLKLKRTNLLGVIVADISNPFSSYIVKGIDDIARKNNYQIVVGSTNFDPKLEKVYVNKMFDVRVDGFIIQPTMESRDAIQNLVDDGHNIVLLDSIFENFKGIFVKTNNYEVTSEAIKELINKGYEEFVFVSESIQLLGPRMERANSFCETLSKYGKSYSIQTFSSPINEEEVYNKLMRNIDFSKKTLLFACNGRILETIFKLAKEKGWSMPDPIGVIGFDDWGWQDLTYPTVSAIEQPTYNEGKIAGQLLIEKIEEKINENSVKVLECKINWRESTKL; encoded by the coding sequence ATGGTTGATAAAAAGCGAAAATCCAAAGTAACAATTAGTGAAGTAGCTGAAAAAGCGGATGTTTCAAAAACTACAATATCATTTTATTTAAATGGACGATATGAAAAAATGTCAGCAGAAACTCAAAGTAGAATAAAAAAAGTTATTGAAGAGATAGGATATAGCCCAAGTACAGTAGCACGTTCTTTAAAGCTAAAAAGAACAAATTTGCTTGGAGTTATAGTTGCAGATATAAGTAACCCTTTTAGTAGTTATATTGTAAAAGGTATAGATGATATTGCAAGAAAAAATAACTATCAAATAGTTGTTGGAAGTACTAATTTTGATCCAAAACTTGAAAAAGTTTATGTAAATAAAATGTTTGATGTAAGAGTGGATGGATTTATAATACAACCAACTATGGAATCAAGGGATGCTATTCAAAATTTAGTTGATGATGGACATAACATTGTATTATTAGATAGTATTTTTGAAAATTTCAAAGGGATATTTGTAAAAACTAATAACTATGAAGTTACATCAGAAGCTATAAAAGAGCTAATTAATAAAGGGTATGAAGAATTTGTTTTTGTTTCAGAAAGTATTCAATTATTAGGTCCACGTATGGAGAGAGCTAATAGTTTTTGTGAAACATTATCAAAGTATGGAAAGTCATATTCAATACAAACTTTTTCATCACCCATTAATGAAGAAGAAGTTTATAATAAATTAATGAGAAATATAGATTTTTCAAAAAAGACATTATTATTTGCATGTAATGGACGAATATTAGAAACAATATTTAAATTAGCAAAAGAAAAAGGATGGTCTATGCCAGATCCAATAGGGGTTATTGGATTTGATGATTGGGGATGGCAAGATTTAACTTATCCTACTGTATCTGCAATAGAACAACCAACCTATAATGAAGGTAAAATAGCAGGACAACTTCTAATAGAAAAGATAGAAGAAAAAATTAACGAAAATAGTGTAAAGGTTTTAGAATGTAAAATTAATTGGAGAGAATCTACTAAATTATAA
- a CDS encoding TRAP transporter substrate-binding protein, giving the protein MKKKIIWILALIIVMLFSGCSLNSKKDSHTKVIKVAFNQSEEHPQFKAMKEFGDKISKRTNGLYKVEVYPSELLGPQRESVELVQTGAIGMSIVANSLVENFNKKFSILGLPYIYDSANHQKSVFDDASIVGDLFNSTRKNGFIVLGAFHAGVRNVYTNKSINKPEDLRGLKIRIMESDTNSKMMKYMGGIGTPMAQSEVYTGIQSGVIDGGENNELIYSNLKHYEVAKYYCYTKHLMIPDLIIINRDTYNEMSKEHRRIFDEEIKNATDNQFKMLQESVKKAEEISKKAGTKFIYPDMSLFRRRLKPLHDESTQNPEYKELYIKIRNKSKNL; this is encoded by the coding sequence ATGAAGAAAAAAATTATTTGGATATTAGCTTTGATTATAGTAATGCTATTTAGTGGATGTAGTTTAAACTCAAAAAAAGATTCTCATACAAAGGTAATTAAAGTAGCATTTAATCAATCGGAAGAACATCCTCAATTTAAGGCTATGAAAGAATTTGGTGATAAAATAAGTAAGAGAACAAATGGATTATATAAAGTAGAGGTATATCCTAGTGAACTTTTGGGACCACAAAGGGAAAGTGTTGAATTAGTACAAACAGGAGCAATTGGTATGTCAATTGTTGCTAATAGTTTAGTAGAAAATTTCAATAAAAAGTTTTCTATATTAGGATTACCTTATATATATGATAGTGCTAATCATCAAAAATCAGTATTTGATGATGCCTCTATTGTAGGAGATTTATTTAATTCTACAAGAAAAAATGGATTTATTGTTTTAGGTGCATTTCATGCAGGTGTTAGAAATGTATATACAAACAAATCTATTAATAAGCCTGAAGATTTACGAGGACTTAAAATAAGAATAATGGAAAGTGATACCAACTCCAAAATGATGAAATATATGGGTGGGATTGGAACACCTATGGCCCAAAGTGAAGTTTATACAGGAATTCAATCTGGAGTTATTGATGGTGGAGAAAATAATGAACTTATTTATTCTAATCTTAAACATTATGAAGTAGCAAAATATTATTGCTATACAAAACACTTAATGATTCCAGATTTAATTATAATTAATAGAGATACTTATAATGAAATGTCAAAGGAACATAGACGCATATTTGATGAAGAGATTAAAAATGCAACAGATAATCAATTTAAAATGTTACAAGAAAGTGTTAAAAAAGCAGAGGAGATTAGTAAAAAAGCAGGAACTAAATTTATATATCCTGATATGAGTTTATTTAGAAGAAGGTTAAAACCCTTACATGATGAATCAACACAAAATCCTGAATACAAAGAACTTTATATAAAAATAAGAAATAAATCAAAAAATTTATAG
- a CDS encoding glycoside hydrolase family 88 protein, with translation MKNISIEKIKDPNKFCTQKLLTKQAIESAINDAIIIIEKNMKKFSNKDKYPSSCCKNNKYDVIDNSEWTTGFWPGMLWLAYEYTNDDKFKELAEKDIESFKDRLDNDYALGHHDLGFLYNLSCISAYKLTGNKEARQIALNAADYLLGRFQEKGQFIQAWGELGAEDNYRLIIDCLLNIPLLYWATEETGDRKYYDIAYTHYKTSCDTVIREDGSTFHTFYFDKETGKPTRGVTKQGYSDDSSWARGQAWGVYGIPLTYRATKDSSAINIYKAVTNYFINRLPKDNVCYWDLIFNDGDDHVRDSSAAAIAVCGMHEMNKFLPEVDEDKETYKYAMHSILKSLIDNYAAKKNTDSDAILLHGVYGWHANNGVDEGNTWGDYYYLEALMRFYKDWEIYC, from the coding sequence ATGAAAAATATAAGTATAGAAAAAATAAAAGATCCCAATAAGTTTTGTACACAAAAATTATTAACAAAACAAGCAATAGAATCAGCTATAAATGATGCAATAATAATAATAGAGAAAAATATGAAAAAGTTTAGTAATAAAGATAAATATCCTAGTTCTTGTTGTAAAAATAATAAGTATGATGTAATCGATAACAGTGAATGGACAACAGGATTTTGGCCAGGAATGTTATGGCTTGCTTATGAATATACAAATGATGATAAATTTAAGGAATTAGCAGAAAAAGATATAGAATCTTTCAAGGATAGACTAGATAATGATTATGCTCTTGGACATCATGATTTAGGATTTTTATATAATCTTTCTTGTATAAGTGCATATAAGTTAACAGGAAATAAAGAAGCAAGACAAATAGCATTGAATGCTGCTGATTATCTATTAGGAAGATTTCAAGAGAAAGGACAGTTTATTCAAGCATGGGGTGAGCTTGGAGCAGAGGACAACTACAGACTAATTATAGATTGTTTACTTAATATACCTTTACTTTATTGGGCTACAGAAGAAACAGGTGATAGAAAATACTACGACATAGCTTATACTCATTACAAAACATCTTGCGATACAGTTATAAGAGAAGACGGATCAACTTTCCATACATTTTATTTTGACAAGGAAACTGGAAAGCCAACAAGAGGAGTAACAAAACAAGGATATAGTGATGATTCTAGTTGGGCAAGAGGTCAAGCTTGGGGAGTATATGGAATTCCATTAACATATAGAGCTACAAAAGATTCAAGTGCAATTAATATTTATAAAGCGGTCACAAACTATTTTATAAATAGATTACCTAAAGATAATGTTTGTTATTGGGATTTAATATTTAATGATGGAGATGATCATGTACGAGATTCATCCGCAGCAGCTATAGCAGTTTGTGGTATGCATGAAATGAATAAATTTTTACCAGAAGTGGATGAAGATAAAGAAACATATAAATATGCAATGCATTCCATTTTAAAATCATTAATTGATAATTATGCAGCTAAAAAAAATACAGACTCAGATGCGATTCTATTACATGGTGTTTATGGATGGCATGCAAATAATGGAGTTGATGAAGGTAATACATGGGGAGATTATTATTATTTAGAGGCTTTAATGAGATTTTATAAAGATTGGGAAATATATTGTTAA